From a single Nicotiana tabacum cultivar K326 chromosome 8, ASM71507v2, whole genome shotgun sequence genomic region:
- the LOC107759312 gene encoding PLASMODESMATA CALLOSE-BINDING PROTEIN 5-like: MKMSLKFSFSLIVLSLISVLCAAGDSSVARGGDDVGGATVELWCVAKNNADDAALQSAIDWACGPGGASCGPIQTGGPCYDASDILRTASFAFNDYFLKHGMTDDSCNFANSAALTSLNPSHNGCKFPSSLSRSSGSFNGSITTGLGSASEDISSSTPTLSSWIFNLMAINLLSATLLIL; the protein is encoded by the exons ATGAAAATGTCTCTCAAATTCTCCTTTTCTCTCATTGTATTGTCTCTAATCTCTGTCCTCTGTGCAGCCGGAGACAGCAGCGTCGCCCGCGGCGGCGATGACGTCGGAGGAGCGACGGTGGAGTTATGGTGTGTGGCAAAGAACAACGCTGATGATGCTGCTCTACAGTCCGCTATAGATTGGGCTTGTGGGCCAGGTGGTGCTAGTTGTGGGCCTATTCAGACCGGTGGGCCGTGCTACGACGCTTCCGATATCCTGCGAACTGCGTCGTTTGCCTTCAATGATTACTTCCTTAAACATGGCATGACCGATGATAGCTGTAATTTCGCAAACTCAGCTGCTCTCACTTCTCTTAATCCCA gtcATAATGGTTGTAAATTTCCATCGAG CTTGAGTAGGAGTAGTGGAAGCTTTAATGGATCAATAACTACAGGGTTAGGTTCAGCTTCTGAAGATATAAGTAGCAGCACTCCTACACTCAGTAGTTGGATTTTCAACTTGATGGCTATTAATCTGTTGTCTGCAACTCTACTAATTTTGTGA